Within Eggerthella timonensis, the genomic segment CCCGAGGTTGACGAGATCCGGCGGCGCGCCATCAAGGCGGGCCTCAAGCTGGTGGACTGCCCGCTGCGCCACCTCGGCACCGAGCGCGCGCACGACCTGTACGCCCGCATCGAGCACCACCTGCGGGATGCGGGCGTGGACCTGCTCTTCCGCACGGAATGCACCCAGGTGCTCATCGAGGGGGACGAGTGCCGCGGCGTGCGCGTCGCGGGCCCGGACGGCCCGGGCGAGATCCGCGCGCGGCGCACCGTGGTGGCCACGGGCCGGCGCGGCGCCGACTGGCTCGAGCGCATGTGCCGCGAGCACCGCATCGCCCACGCGCCCGGCCCCGTCGACATCGGCGTGCGCGTGGAGGGGCGCAACGAGGTGATGGAGACGGTCAACGACGTGCTGTACGAGAGCAAGCTCATCGGCTATCCCCAGCCCTTCAAGAACAAGGTGCGCACGTTCTGCCAGAACCCCGGCGGCTTCGTGAGCCAGGAGAACTACGACGGCGGCCTGGCCGTGGTGAACGGGCATTCCTACAAGGAGCGCAAGTCGCCGAACACGAACCTGGCCATCCTGTGCTCGCAGAACTTCTCGCATCCCTTCGACCAGCCCATCGCCTACGCGCAGAAGGTGGGCGAGCTCACGAACATGCTAGGCGACGGCCGCATCCTCGTGCAGCGCTTCGGCGACATCCTCGACGGCAAGCGCACCTGGGAGAAGGAGCTCGCGCGCTCGAACGTGGCGCCCACGCTGGCCGACGCGGTGGCGGGCGACATCACGGCCGCCATGCCGTACCGCGCCATGACGAACATCCTCAACTTCATGCTGGCCGTGGACGAGGTGGTGCCGGGGTTCGCCGCGCAGGAGACGCTCTTGTACTCGCCCGAGCTCAAGTTCTACAGCAACCGCGTGAAGATGGACGAGCGGTTCCTCACGAGCGTTCGCAACCTGCAGTGCCTCGGCGATTCCAGCGGATGGACGCGCGGGCTCATGATGGCGAGCGTCATGGGGTGGCTTGCGGGGCGTATCGTGGCCGATGAGCTGTGATCAGGCACGACGCATAACGTACCCCGTTTGCATGACACGGGTTGGTGCGGCGATGCGCATAAAATCATGCGTCTGCACGATAGGCGCGCCGCCGGTTTCGGGGCATACTGGGCCTCGTTGAAACCGGCGGCGGCTCCCCAGCGAGGCGCGCGCCACCGACACGCTGTAGGAGGCGCACATGAAAATCTTAGGCATGGGGGTTCCCGAGCTCCTCATCATCCTCGCCGTCATTCTGCTCATCTTCGGCCCCAAGAACCTTCCGAAGCTCGGCGCGTCGGTGGGCAAGACCGTGAAGAGCCTGCGCGAGGGCCTCGGCGGCGGCGAGAAGCTCGTCGAAGCCGAGGACGAGGAAGAGATCGTCGAAGAAGTCGTCGAGGAGGCGGCTCCCGCCGCCGCTCCCAAGAAGACCGTCAAAGTGGCCAAGAAGGCCGAGAAGGTCGCATAACCTACCCACCCTTCCCTTTACGGGCGCGAACCCTCCCTCCCTCGCGCCCGCAACCGCCCGCGGCATCCGTGCCGCGGGCGGTTGCGCATTTTGAGGAGGGCGCGGCGGGATACGGCAAGCCGGCGTGCAACTCGGCTATCATGGGAGCATCAATCAGGATGCGAAGGGGGAGCACGTGCAATTCGGCTTGCGCGCTGGCAGGTTGGGCGATTCGCGCTCGGCGCGGGTGATCGGCGGCTTCGTCTGCAACGAGGCGTTCGTGTTCTCGCTGTTCTACATGGGCGAGAACCGCGCGTTCGGCGACGGGCCGTTCGCCTTCGAGCGCGCCGACCTGCTGGGCACGCTGCTGTGCATGCTGCTCTCGTTCGCCCTGCTGCGCCTCGCCTCGCCGCGGGCGCGCGACGCGCTGCTATCGCGACCGCTCGTGTGGTGCTACGCCGGGCTGCTCGTGCTGGGCTCGCTCATGCCGGTCATCGCGGGCGACGGCAGCCACGGCATCGTGCTGGAGAGCTTGCTCGTGGGCGTGCCGGCGGGTCTCATGCTGGCCGCGTGGGGCCGCGCGCTCGGCCGTCGGCCGGTGAGCGACTCGGTGCCCGAGGTGTTCGTCGCCGCAGCAGTGGCGGCGGGCGTCTGCCTGGTCATGGCCGCGATTCCCGTCCCCCAGGCGCTCTTCGCGCTCAAGCTGCTGCCCCTCGGCAGCGCGCTGGCCCTGCGCGGCCTGCTGCCCGCCCGCGACGCCTCGCGCGACGCCCGTTCCGAGGGCGGGCCGCTGTCGTTCGGCGACCTGCTGGCCACGAAGGAGCAGCGCGACGAGACGGCGCGGCTCTCGAAGAAGATCATCGCCGGCACCGTGCTGTTCGGCCTGGCCGCCGGCTTCATGGAGACGTTCGGATCCGACCCCGGCATGGCCTCGACGCCCACGGTGCTCGCCAGCCTGCTGCTGCTCATCCTGTTCTGCGTCGCGGCGCTGCAGTTGCTGGCCGCCGGCGGGCTCGGCAAGGGCAAGGAGGGGGCGGCTGCGGACGGGCCGCTCGACGGCGTGTACCGTCTTGC encodes:
- a CDS encoding NAD(P)/FAD-dependent oxidoreductase codes for the protein MRTIDTDVVIVGAGPAGIFCSLALLERGFAGRIVMVDKGLAVEDRACPKQAGAPCANCEPCRITTGFSGAGAFSDGKLSLSPDVGGDLPDLVGREAEQAAIDEVDGVYLGFGADGRVEGAERKPEVDEIRRRAIKAGLKLVDCPLRHLGTERAHDLYARIEHHLRDAGVDLLFRTECTQVLIEGDECRGVRVAGPDGPGEIRARRTVVATGRRGADWLERMCREHRIAHAPGPVDIGVRVEGRNEVMETVNDVLYESKLIGYPQPFKNKVRTFCQNPGGFVSQENYDGGLAVVNGHSYKERKSPNTNLAILCSQNFSHPFDQPIAYAQKVGELTNMLGDGRILVQRFGDILDGKRTWEKELARSNVAPTLADAVAGDITAAMPYRAMTNILNFMLAVDEVVPGFAAQETLLYSPELKFYSNRVKMDERFLTSVRNLQCLGDSSGWTRGLMMASVMGWLAGRIVADEL
- a CDS encoding twin-arginine translocase TatA/TatE family subunit, with translation MKILGMGVPELLIILAVILLIFGPKNLPKLGASVGKTVKSLREGLGGGEKLVEAEDEEEIVEEVVEEAAPAAAPKKTVKVAKKAEKVA
- a CDS encoding helix-turn-helix transcriptional regulator, which produces MQFGLRAGRLGDSRSARVIGGFVCNEAFVFSLFYMGENRAFGDGPFAFERADLLGTLLCMLLSFALLRLASPRARDALLSRPLVWCYAGLLVLGSLMPVIAGDGSHGIVLESLLVGVPAGLMLAAWGRALGRRPVSDSVPEVFVAAAVAAGVCLVMAAIPVPQALFALKLLPLGSALALRGLLPARDASRDARSEGGPLSFGDLLATKEQRDETARLSKKIIAGTVLFGLAAGFMETFGSDPGMASTPTVLASLLLLILFCVAALQLLAAGGLGKGKEGAAADGPLDGVYRLAVLVMMAGFLFVPVLKSFGVPGEAIVLAGYLGLTFVLVSLFLVMAKITGQDAAVSFARGFAALYVGEMAGIACGNGIELLEPAGQVPYAVAAFAGLAALYAYLFLFTERDFRALSVIVRDADRFDDACRLIASTYGLSKREAEVLPLALKGRTGERIAAEFFISKSTVDTHLRRIYTKTGMHGRQELIDLGERTVHELSNGS